The Prosthecobacter sp. SYSU 5D2 genome contains a region encoding:
- a CDS encoding DUF1501 domain-containing protein, whose product MFKFSGDGSITTCDGVTRRDFLQVGMLGALGLTLPGFQALKAAGKVDSKKSQRACIMIFNLGAPSQLDLWDMKPDAPSEIRGPFKPIRTNNDAFQVSEILPLHAKIADKFSLVRSCYHNAAAVHDTGHQMMQTGRLFTGGVNTPHVGCAAEFLLGRRSDLPAHVILPETMGPTGGNMPHGQDAGFLGKAYDPFVLNSDPSTEGFKVPDLLPPKEIGEVRLERRRQMRELVDSSVKNFEASEQAKLMDSNFESAYRVMTSTQAREAFDLTKEPLKVRERYGMNRFGQSCLLARRLVERGVRMVTVNTFITVFGEITWDIHGSKPFTSIEGMRDIVAPMYDQGYTALIEDLFQRGMLEDTMVTSLAEFGRTPKVNPAGGRDHWPNCWTVNFAGGGVKGGQAVGKSDEIGAYPAERPVDPGEIVATIYESLGIDLHTELPGPQGRPYPVVDFGKHGIKELFG is encoded by the coding sequence ATGTTTAAATTTTCCGGCGATGGCTCCATCACCACCTGCGACGGGGTGACACGACGCGACTTCCTCCAGGTCGGCATGCTTGGCGCATTGGGCCTGACGCTGCCGGGCTTTCAGGCGCTGAAAGCCGCAGGCAAGGTGGACTCCAAAAAGAGTCAGCGCGCTTGCATCATGATCTTCAACCTCGGTGCGCCCAGCCAGCTCGATCTCTGGGACATGAAGCCGGACGCGCCCAGCGAGATCCGCGGCCCCTTCAAGCCCATCCGCACGAACAACGATGCCTTCCAGGTCTCGGAGATCCTGCCGCTGCATGCCAAGATCGCAGACAAGTTCAGCCTCGTGCGCTCCTGCTATCACAATGCCGCCGCCGTGCATGACACCGGCCATCAGATGATGCAGACGGGTCGCCTTTTCACTGGCGGGGTGAATACACCGCACGTCGGCTGCGCAGCGGAGTTTTTGTTAGGCCGTCGCTCAGACCTGCCTGCCCACGTCATCCTGCCGGAAACGATGGGTCCCACCGGTGGCAACATGCCGCATGGTCAGGACGCCGGTTTTCTGGGCAAGGCCTATGATCCTTTTGTCCTCAATTCCGATCCCTCCACGGAAGGCTTCAAGGTGCCAGACCTGCTGCCGCCCAAAGAGATCGGCGAGGTGCGCCTGGAGCGCCGCCGCCAGATGCGCGAGCTGGTGGACAGCTCCGTGAAAAACTTCGAGGCCAGCGAGCAGGCCAAGCTGATGGATTCCAACTTTGAATCCGCCTACCGCGTGATGACCAGCACCCAGGCACGCGAGGCCTTTGACCTGACCAAGGAACCGCTGAAAGTGCGCGAGCGCTACGGCATGAACCGTTTTGGCCAGAGCTGCCTGCTCGCCCGCCGTCTGGTGGAGCGCGGCGTGCGCATGGTCACGGTGAATACCTTCATCACCGTCTTTGGCGAGATCACCTGGGACATCCACGGCAGCAAGCCATTTACCAGTATTGAGGGTATGCGGGACATCGTCGCCCCCATGTATGACCAGGGTTACACCGCCCTCATTGAGGACCTCTTCCAGCGCGGCATGCTGGAGGATACCATGGTCACCTCCCTGGCCGAATTTGGCCGCACACCCAAGGTCAATCCCGCCGGCGGCCGCGACCACTGGCCGAACTGCTGGACCGTCAACTTCGCCGGCGGCGGGGTCAAAGGCGGCCAGGCCGTCGGCAAGAGCGACGAGATCGGAGCCTACCCCGCCGAGCGTCCCGTGGACCCAGGCGAGATCGTCGCCACCATCTACGAAAGCCTCGGCATCGACCTCCACACCGAACTCCCCGGCCCCCAAGGCCGACCTTATCCTGTCGTGGACTTTGGCAAGCACGGCATCAAGGAGCTGTTTGGGTGA
- a CDS encoding NAD(P)H-dependent oxidoreductase — protein sequence MITLLSGTNRPGSNTRLITGILESLYTKAGIPCQVLDLADLPAEIFSPASYAEKPASFAPFAETILASDGVVIVTPEYNGSFPGVLKYFVDMLPFPESFENRPVCLVGLAAGMWGALRSVEQLQVILGYRNAHVFPARVFIPGVNKVLKDGQIQDPALLQRLQDQATGFASFVASLKA from the coding sequence ATGATTACCCTCCTCAGTGGCACCAACCGTCCCGGCAGCAACACCCGGCTCATCACGGGCATTCTTGAAAGTCTCTACACCAAAGCCGGCATCCCCTGCCAGGTGCTGGATCTTGCGGACCTTCCGGCTGAGATTTTCAGCCCCGCTTCCTATGCGGAAAAACCGGCCTCCTTTGCCCCCTTTGCGGAAACCATCCTGGCCAGCGATGGGGTGGTTATCGTGACGCCGGAATACAATGGCAGCTTCCCAGGTGTGCTGAAGTACTTCGTGGATATGCTGCCCTTCCCGGAGAGTTTTGAAAACCGGCCCGTCTGCCTGGTAGGCCTCGCTGCCGGGATGTGGGGCGCGCTGCGGTCCGTGGAGCAGCTTCAGGTCATCCTGGGTTACCGGAATGCCCATGTCTTCCCGGCCCGCGTCTTCATCCCCGGCGTCAACAAGGTTCTGAAAGACGGCCAGATTCAGGACCCCGCCCTGCTCCAGCGCCTGCAAGACCAGGCCACCGGCTTTGCCTCTTTTGTGGCCAGCTTGAAAGCCTGA
- a CDS encoding tyrosine recombinase: MLDAIDSFILHLATERGLSTNYQLLVRRVLEALASWLKQDRQVETADAVTQQHLGDYLARRKKDGIAASSARVELVAVKIFFRWLAARGKRVGDPAEAILPPRLEKHLPGTMNEGDARKLVESITGNDPLDRRDRAILELFYASGLRLSELIGARLENLSLEEGWIRVTGKGAKTRLCPVGGAAKEAIEAYLQHARPSLVKRKKTQSHLFLSQLGGSLTRERVWQIVKKRAQLAGLGDHVHPHLLRHSFATHLLNNGADLRVIQEMLGHADIATTQIYTHVDQKRLKQVHRQFHPRA; encoded by the coding sequence ATGCTCGATGCCATTGACAGCTTCATCCTCCACCTCGCCACCGAGCGCGGGCTGTCCACCAACTACCAGCTCCTCGTCCGCCGCGTGCTGGAGGCGCTGGCTTCCTGGCTGAAACAGGACCGTCAGGTGGAAACGGCGGATGCCGTCACCCAGCAGCATCTCGGAGACTACCTGGCGCGGCGGAAAAAGGATGGCATCGCCGCCTCCAGTGCCCGCGTGGAGTTGGTGGCCGTGAAGATCTTCTTCCGCTGGCTGGCCGCGCGGGGCAAACGCGTTGGCGATCCCGCCGAAGCCATCCTCCCGCCTCGCCTGGAAAAGCACCTGCCCGGCACTATGAATGAAGGGGATGCCCGCAAGCTCGTGGAATCCATCACCGGCAATGATCCCCTGGACCGCCGCGACCGCGCCATCCTGGAGCTCTTTTACGCCAGCGGCCTGCGCCTGTCCGAGCTGATCGGTGCCCGGCTGGAAAACCTCAGCCTGGAGGAAGGCTGGATCCGCGTCACGGGGAAGGGGGCCAAAACCCGCCTCTGCCCCGTCGGTGGTGCCGCCAAGGAGGCTATCGAGGCCTACCTTCAGCACGCCCGGCCCTCCCTGGTGAAGCGAAAAAAGACCCAGAGCCACCTTTTCCTCTCCCAACTTGGCGGTTCCCTCACCCGCGAGCGCGTCTGGCAGATCGTCAAAAAGCGCGCCCAGCTCGCCGGTCTGGGGGACCACGTACATCCCCACCTTTTGCGCCATTCCTTCGCCACCCACCTTCTCAATAACGGGGCCGACCTCCGGGTCATCCAGGAGATGCTCGGCCATGCGGATATTGCCACCACCCAGATCTACACTCACGTGGATCAGAAGCGCCTGAAACAGGTCCACCGCCAGTTCCATCCGAGAGCCTGA
- a CDS encoding c-type cytochrome domain-containing protein: MKFLSALLLTATAAAAADFKKDIAPIFEKHCYECHSDKTGKKKAGYVFDDLETLQKDINPKGGIVPGNPAESHIFKVVADPEHEAHMPPKDNLSDKEIETLRAWITEGAMLDKNAPKPEMAPVKKSLPPILSWTNFEGKTIRAGFVKLEGDTVYLRMPANAQEVPYPMSKLDAASQELARECAAP; encoded by the coding sequence ATGAAATTCCTTTCCGCCCTTCTTCTCACCGCCACCGCAGCAGCCGCCGCCGACTTCAAAAAGGACATTGCACCCATTTTTGAAAAGCACTGCTACGAGTGCCACAGCGACAAGACGGGGAAGAAAAAGGCGGGGTATGTCTTCGATGATCTGGAGACGCTGCAAAAGGACATCAACCCGAAGGGGGGCATCGTCCCCGGCAATCCGGCGGAAAGCCACATCTTCAAGGTCGTGGCAGACCCGGAACACGAGGCGCACATGCCGCCCAAGGACAACCTTTCCGACAAGGAGATCGAGACGCTCAGAGCCTGGATCACCGAAGGGGCGATGCTGGATAAAAACGCCCCCAAGCCCGAGATGGCACCGGTGAAAAAGAGCCTGCCGCCCATCCTGAGCTGGACGAATTTTGAGGGCAAGACCATCCGCGCCGGCTTTGTGAAGCTGGAAGGAGACACCGTTTACCTGCGCATGCCGGCGAATGCACAGGAGGTGCCTTATCCGATGAGCAAGCTGGACGCGGCAAGCCAGGAACTGGCCCGCGAATGTGCGGCGCCGTGA
- a CDS encoding PLP-dependent aminotransferase family protein — MSANLPPSPAAPLYQEVADKIARLIQEGVLRPGERVSSLRKVSEQYGVSLTTAIQAFILLEDRGLVEARPKSGFFVRVPRPVVKEPLMAKRPRAITAVTVGALQSRLFEAAMLPNLLPLGGAVPSPELLPTVKLNRILAAVARRAGKSGISYDMPPGSETLRREITKRVMNAGATLLPQEIITTSGATEALMLCLRAVTTPGSVVAVESPTYFGVLHALEELGLKAIEIPTHPRDGMDLEALARVLKTRNIAACLAVPTFSNPLGALMPDAAKQRLVEMLAERQVPLIEDDVFGELHHGPHRPRMAKAYDESGNVLLCSSFSKSLAPGYRVGWVAPGRYYERVKTLKLTSTLATATLPELAIAEFLANGGYDHYLRSARAFYSANVQRVGQAVAAAFPAGTKVTQPQGGFVLWVEMPAGVDALRLQDDALAHEINIAPGPMFSPTQGYPNCIRLSCGVLWTPRLQQAITTLGRLAQKQL; from the coding sequence ATGTCCGCGAATCTCCCGCCATCCCCGGCAGCGCCTCTTTACCAGGAGGTGGCGGACAAGATCGCGCGGCTGATCCAGGAGGGGGTACTGCGGCCGGGAGAAAGGGTGTCCTCACTTCGAAAGGTGAGCGAGCAGTATGGGGTGAGCCTCACCACGGCGATTCAGGCGTTTATCCTTTTGGAGGACCGGGGTCTGGTGGAGGCGAGACCTAAATCGGGGTTCTTTGTGCGGGTGCCGCGACCCGTAGTCAAGGAACCGCTGATGGCCAAGCGACCGCGCGCCATCACGGCAGTGACGGTGGGGGCGCTGCAGTCCCGGTTGTTTGAGGCGGCCATGTTGCCGAATCTGCTGCCCCTGGGCGGCGCGGTGCCCAGCCCGGAGCTGCTGCCGACGGTGAAGCTGAACCGCATCCTGGCTGCGGTGGCGCGGCGGGCGGGAAAAAGCGGCATCTCCTATGACATGCCGCCAGGATCCGAGACGCTGAGGCGGGAGATCACCAAACGGGTGATGAATGCCGGGGCGACGCTGCTGCCGCAGGAGATCATCACGACCAGCGGGGCCACGGAGGCGCTGATGCTGTGCCTGCGGGCGGTGACCACGCCCGGCAGCGTGGTGGCGGTGGAATCCCCCACGTATTTTGGCGTGTTGCATGCGCTGGAGGAGCTGGGCCTGAAGGCCATCGAGATCCCCACGCATCCGCGGGATGGCATGGACCTGGAGGCGCTGGCCAGGGTACTGAAGACAAGAAACATCGCCGCGTGCCTGGCGGTGCCCACTTTCAGCAACCCGCTGGGGGCGCTGATGCCGGATGCAGCCAAACAAAGGCTGGTGGAGATGCTGGCGGAGCGGCAGGTGCCGTTGATCGAGGACGATGTCTTTGGCGAACTGCACCACGGTCCACACCGGCCCCGGATGGCCAAGGCCTATGATGAAAGCGGCAATGTGCTGCTGTGCAGCTCCTTTTCCAAATCGCTGGCGCCGGGCTACCGCGTGGGCTGGGTGGCCCCAGGACGCTATTATGAGCGGGTGAAGACGCTGAAGCTGACGAGCACCCTGGCCACGGCCACGCTGCCGGAGCTGGCCATCGCAGAGTTTTTGGCCAATGGCGGTTATGATCATTACCTGCGTTCAGCGCGGGCCTTTTATTCGGCCAATGTGCAGCGTGTGGGGCAGGCGGTGGCGGCGGCTTTTCCAGCGGGGACGAAGGTTACCCAGCCGCAGGGGGGCTTTGTTCTGTGGGTGGAAATGCCTGCAGGGGTGGATGCGTTGCGTCTTCAGGACGATGCGCTGGCCCATGAGATCAACATCGCCCCCGGCCCCATGTTTTCGCCCACGCAGGGATATCCGAACTGCATCCGCCTGTCGTGTGGTGTGCTCTGGACGCCCCGCCTGCAGCAGGCCATCACGACGCTGGGCAGGCTGGCCCAAAAACAGCTCTGA
- a CDS encoding amino acid racemase — protein MSRFPSRLFLKRWTACLFVLNLLTSCGHFDGSSRVAPDRMVGIFGGMGPEATANLYSEIVRLTPAKEDQDHLPTLIYSRPQVPDRSACIKSGSREIVPYLVEAVRRLERGGASFIAIPCNTVHYYHADMQKAVRIPVLNMIEETVETVAREHPKARTVGLLASNGTVQSRLYEEAFAKRGLKVILPPGEVQQCCVMDAVYSIKAGGSKAEQARLLAQAGDGLSARGADVLVLGCTEIPLAFDSKRARVPVVNATEVLARAAIREYKKPGR, from the coding sequence ATGAGCCGATTTCCATCTCGTCTGTTCCTCAAACGGTGGACAGCCTGCCTGTTCGTACTGAACCTGCTGACCAGCTGCGGCCATTTTGACGGGTCAAGCCGGGTGGCCCCAGACCGTATGGTGGGCATTTTCGGCGGCATGGGGCCGGAGGCGACGGCGAACCTTTACTCGGAAATTGTACGCCTCACACCGGCCAAGGAAGACCAGGATCATCTGCCCACATTGATTTACAGCCGCCCGCAGGTGCCGGACCGCAGCGCCTGCATCAAATCCGGCAGCCGCGAGATTGTGCCCTATCTGGTGGAGGCGGTGAGGCGGCTGGAGCGGGGCGGAGCGTCCTTCATCGCCATCCCATGCAATACGGTGCATTATTATCATGCAGATATGCAGAAGGCCGTGCGCATCCCGGTGCTGAACATGATCGAGGAAACGGTGGAGACCGTGGCACGGGAGCATCCGAAGGCACGCACGGTGGGCTTGCTGGCTTCCAACGGCACGGTGCAGAGCCGGCTTTACGAGGAGGCATTTGCCAAACGGGGACTGAAGGTGATCCTGCCGCCGGGGGAGGTGCAGCAGTGCTGCGTGATGGACGCGGTGTACAGCATCAAGGCAGGCGGATCCAAGGCAGAGCAGGCGCGGCTGCTGGCGCAGGCCGGAGATGGCCTGTCGGCTCGCGGTGCAGACGTGCTGGTGCTGGGCTGCACAGAAATCCCCCTGGCCTTCGACAGCAAACGCGCTCGCGTACCTGTGGTCAATGCCACGGAGGTGCTGGCGCGGGCGGCGATCCGTGAATACAAAAAGCCGGGCCGCTGA
- a CDS encoding M81 family metallopeptidase, with product MRTLLFLLLATGLSAADAPRIAVMQLRHETVTFLPNETTREDFIYPGSPAAGEALLKTEPKGDMGGFVKVAREYGAELVGIESPGMPETGIGSGWVTRDAYEHFVGRMIEELKTQGPFDGVYLALHGAMAVHGIARPEAELARRVREVVGGKAVIAGTFDPHGNEDETFLKHADLAFAYKYYPHYDAHLQGERAARMLVRAIRGDYKPAHSVRTVPILSATVVQWTGQPPWSTLVQRCLTWEAREPDVYVNFFYGFPWADVPDVGMCFQVITNGDPELAQTVVDDLAETAWRLRAEMFSATPIVQVDEAVRQTAAALTAGRQPVVLADYSDRSGNATWVLQEVIEQDLGGVVIATLRDDRALTALGKSGAKAGDAFDMEVGGFMDESAGKPVRVRGVLAQVKSGSDGIVQSAQVRFGRDNLLMLSPQLVQYVDPESIRAEGVDIGKFQVFAIKSRVHFRRGFDDNGFAKTILLVEPPGPFMGTVHLDALKYENLRVQDYYPFNLKHKSPSAE from the coding sequence ATGAGAACGCTGCTATTCCTCCTCCTCGCCACCGGCCTGTCCGCGGCAGACGCACCGCGCATCGCCGTGATGCAGCTCCGGCATGAGACGGTGACGTTTTTGCCGAACGAGACCACCCGGGAGGATTTCATTTATCCAGGATCACCCGCGGCGGGAGAGGCGCTGCTCAAGACGGAACCGAAGGGGGACATGGGCGGTTTCGTGAAAGTGGCGCGCGAGTATGGCGCGGAGCTGGTGGGCATCGAGTCGCCCGGCATGCCGGAGACCGGCATTGGCTCAGGCTGGGTGACCCGGGACGCCTATGAGCACTTCGTGGGCCGCATGATTGAGGAACTGAAGACACAGGGTCCCTTTGACGGCGTCTATCTGGCGCTGCACGGTGCGATGGCGGTGCACGGCATCGCCCGCCCGGAGGCGGAGCTGGCACGGCGAGTGCGGGAGGTGGTTGGCGGGAAAGCCGTCATCGCGGGCACCTTTGATCCGCACGGCAACGAAGACGAAACCTTCCTCAAACATGCGGACCTGGCCTTCGCCTACAAGTACTACCCGCATTACGACGCGCACCTGCAAGGAGAGCGTGCCGCGCGCATGCTGGTCCGGGCGATCCGTGGTGACTACAAGCCGGCCCACTCGGTACGCACGGTGCCGATTCTGAGCGCCACCGTTGTTCAATGGACCGGCCAGCCACCGTGGAGCACGCTGGTGCAGCGCTGCCTGACCTGGGAGGCGCGCGAGCCGGATGTGTACGTCAATTTTTTCTATGGCTTCCCCTGGGCGGATGTGCCGGACGTGGGCATGTGCTTCCAGGTCATCACCAATGGCGATCCCGAGCTCGCACAAACGGTCGTAGATGATCTGGCGGAAACGGCCTGGCGGCTGCGGGCGGAGATGTTTTCGGCAACGCCTATCGTGCAAGTGGACGAGGCGGTCCGGCAGACGGCGGCAGCGCTGACCGCAGGCCGCCAGCCGGTCGTGCTGGCGGATTACAGCGACCGCTCGGGTAATGCCACCTGGGTGCTGCAGGAGGTGATCGAACAGGATCTCGGCGGGGTGGTTATCGCCACCCTGCGTGATGATCGGGCCCTGACGGCTTTGGGGAAATCTGGGGCCAAAGCGGGCGATGCTTTCGACATGGAGGTTGGCGGATTCATGGACGAGTCAGCCGGCAAGCCGGTGCGCGTGCGCGGGGTGCTGGCCCAGGTGAAAAGCGGCAGCGACGGCATTGTGCAGTCGGCCCAGGTCCGCTTCGGCCGGGACAATCTGCTCATGCTCAGCCCGCAGCTTGTGCAATACGTGGATCCCGAAAGCATCCGCGCGGAAGGGGTGGACATCGGTAAGTTCCAGGTCTTTGCCATCAAATCGCGCGTGCATTTTCGGCGCGGTTTTGATGACAACGGCTTCGCCAAAACCATCCTGCTGGTGGAGCCACCCGGTCCGTTCATGGGCACGGTGCATCTCGATGCGCTGAAGTATGAAAACCTCCGCGTCCAGGACTACTACCCCTTCAACCTGAAGCACAAGTCTCCATCCGCCGAATGA
- a CDS encoding glutamine cyclotransferase, whose product MNPTSPADIVCEFGPYPGNAQVNGVTYDGDVIWWASDKKLNAMDPASGEILRFLDLPAHAGTAYDGKHLYQISEGIIQKVDPETGDILTTIPAPSADDSSGLAWAEGSLWIGQYEGRKIHQLDPQTGAILRTISSNRVVTGVTWVDGDLWHGTWEDDSELLRIDPQSGEVLESLSMPPGIGISGLESDGKDRFFCGGGGTGKLRVVKRPKKKC is encoded by the coding sequence ATGAACCCAACATCCCCAGCCGATATAGTTTGTGAATTTGGCCCTTATCCAGGCAACGCCCAAGTGAACGGAGTCACCTATGACGGAGACGTCATCTGGTGGGCCTCGGACAAAAAACTGAACGCCATGGATCCCGCCAGCGGTGAGATTCTCCGCTTCCTTGATCTTCCCGCCCATGCGGGCACCGCCTATGACGGCAAACACCTCTACCAGATCTCCGAGGGCATCATTCAGAAGGTAGATCCCGAAACGGGGGACATCCTGACAACCATCCCGGCCCCCAGTGCCGACGATAGCAGCGGCCTGGCCTGGGCGGAGGGCAGCCTGTGGATCGGACAGTATGAAGGCCGGAAGATCCATCAGCTAGATCCTCAAACCGGTGCCATCCTCCGCACCATCTCCTCCAACCGCGTCGTCACTGGCGTGACCTGGGTGGATGGGGACCTGTGGCATGGCACCTGGGAGGATGATAGCGAACTCCTCCGCATTGATCCCCAGTCCGGCGAAGTCCTGGAAAGCCTCAGCATGCCTCCCGGCATTGGGATCTCCGGCCTGGAGTCTGATGGTAAAGACCGCTTCTTCTGCGGTGGTGGCGGCACGGGAAAGCTCCGTGTGGTGAAGAGGCCCAAGAAGAAGTGTTGA
- a CDS encoding HTH domain-containing protein, with protein sequence MDSLISAAASALAAGDPLRALNWVALREDAAALALRGIAMAQLGDLAQAQILLKWAARAFGPQQAIAHARCMVAQAEIALVSRDLGWPVKALAAAQAALEQNGDVINAIHARHLQARRALLLGRLDEAERVMKDADAVSLPPARRAAHEMILAGMAMQRLRIAPARAAFSRAREAARLSCIPALQAEVEAAARRLDTPSARCITGQQERPVLLEDVEALFTSGALVVDACRRVVRRGRMGIPMATRPVLFALVRSLAEAWPNDVCRTDLLRAGFQAKRVDESHRARLRVEIGRLRQLLRPLADVQATRSGFALQLRQGAEVTVLAWPVEEEHGSILAFLSDGEAWSSSALALALGVSQRTVQRALDVLAADGKVQWFGRARARRWTTSVVPGFTTIMLLPTLLHDG encoded by the coding sequence ATGGACTCGCTCATCTCTGCGGCTGCCTCCGCCCTCGCTGCGGGTGATCCTTTGCGCGCGCTCAACTGGGTGGCGCTGCGGGAGGATGCAGCGGCCCTAGCCCTGAGGGGCATTGCCATGGCGCAGCTGGGGGATCTGGCCCAGGCTCAAATTCTTTTAAAATGGGCCGCGCGCGCCTTTGGCCCTCAGCAGGCCATCGCCCACGCCCGCTGCATGGTTGCCCAGGCTGAGATCGCCCTGGTATCGCGTGACTTGGGCTGGCCGGTGAAAGCGCTCGCCGCAGCGCAGGCCGCTCTGGAGCAGAATGGGGATGTCATCAATGCCATTCATGCCCGCCATCTCCAGGCCCGGCGTGCGCTTTTGCTCGGCCGGCTGGACGAGGCGGAACGGGTGATGAAGGATGCCGATGCGGTCTCCCTGCCTCCCGCACGACGGGCCGCTCATGAAATGATCCTGGCCGGCATGGCCATGCAGCGGCTGCGCATTGCTCCTGCACGTGCAGCATTTTCGCGGGCCCGGGAGGCGGCCCGTCTCTCCTGCATCCCCGCGCTTCAAGCGGAAGTGGAAGCCGCTGCCCGTCGTCTGGATACACCTTCGGCGCGTTGCATCACGGGCCAGCAGGAACGCCCGGTGCTCCTTGAGGACGTGGAGGCGCTGTTCACCTCCGGGGCCTTGGTGGTGGATGCCTGCCGCCGTGTGGTGCGCAGAGGCAGGATGGGAATCCCCATGGCCACGCGTCCGGTTCTGTTTGCACTGGTGCGATCCCTCGCCGAAGCCTGGCCTAACGACGTTTGCCGTACGGATTTGCTGCGGGCCGGGTTTCAGGCGAAGCGGGTGGATGAATCCCACCGCGCCCGTTTGCGGGTGGAGATCGGCCGCTTGCGTCAGTTGCTGCGTCCACTCGCCGATGTGCAGGCCACCCGGAGTGGGTTCGCTCTCCAGCTCCGCCAGGGGGCGGAAGTGACGGTGCTGGCGTGGCCGGTGGAGGAGGAGCATGGTTCCATCCTTGCCTTTCTTTCCGATGGCGAGGCCTGGTCCAGCTCGGCCCTCGCTCTGGCCCTGGGTGTCAGCCAGCGCACCGTGCAACGCGCTCTCGATGTGCTGGCTGCGGATGGAAAAGTGCAATGGTTCGGCCGTGCCCGTGCCAGACGCTGGACCACTTCTGTCGTTCCTGGATTCACGACGATAATGTTACTCCCCACCCTGCTGCACGACGGTTAG
- a CDS encoding DUF899 domain-containing protein: MTTHRTGTHAEWLKERLELLKAEKELTRRSDELARQRQQLPWVPVSKDYRFMTEAGEARLADLFQDRSQLLVYHFMFGPDYTAGCPSCSAIADGFNGIAIHLANHDVLLTAVSLAPLEKLLAFRKRMGWSFPWASSLGGDFNFDYCASFTEEQQREGLEYNFTREPQQPSRNGEPDGGEGAEFAFATMCGVNTPTYARQRPGMSAFIQEGGVVYHTYSTYSRGVDSLWGMYPWLDRAPLGRNEEAGVWWRHHDQYTMASPSAASCWQHQIGGEP; the protein is encoded by the coding sequence ATGACCACCCATCGAACCGGAACCCATGCCGAATGGCTCAAAGAACGACTTGAACTGCTCAAAGCGGAAAAGGAACTCACCAGGCGCAGTGACGAACTGGCCCGGCAGCGCCAGCAACTGCCCTGGGTGCCGGTTTCCAAAGACTACCGATTTATGACCGAAGCCGGTGAAGCCAGGCTGGCGGATCTCTTCCAGGACCGCTCACAGCTCCTGGTTTATCACTTTATGTTTGGCCCGGACTACACGGCGGGCTGTCCTTCCTGCTCGGCCATCGCCGATGGATTCAACGGTATTGCCATCCATTTGGCCAATCACGATGTCCTGCTGACAGCCGTGTCGCTGGCCCCGTTGGAAAAACTGCTGGCCTTCAGAAAACGGATGGGCTGGAGCTTTCCGTGGGCTTCGTCCCTGGGCGGTGATTTCAATTTTGACTACTGCGCCTCATTCACGGAAGAGCAGCAGCGGGAAGGCCTCGAATACAACTTCACCCGCGAGCCGCAGCAGCCGTCGCGTAATGGCGAGCCAGACGGAGGCGAAGGCGCAGAGTTCGCATTCGCCACGATGTGCGGCGTCAACACGCCCACGTATGCGAGGCAGAGGCCAGGCATGAGCGCTTTCATCCAGGAGGGGGGCGTGGTTTACCACACCTACTCCACCTATTCGCGCGGCGTGGACAGCTTATGGGGCATGTATCCCTGGCTGGACCGGGCACCGCTGGGCCGCAATGAAGAGGCAGGGGTCTGGTGGCGTCACCATGACCAATACACCATGGCCAGCCCGTCAGCAGCTTCCTGCTGGCAGCACCAAATCGGAGGCGAGCCATGA